In Zingiber officinale cultivar Zhangliang chromosome 11B, Zo_v1.1, whole genome shotgun sequence, a single window of DNA contains:
- the LOC122034214 gene encoding potassium transporter 25-like: protein MDLEARPVSNPAKRQTWSSVLMLAYQSLGVVYGDLSTSPLYVYRNTFADDIQHSDSNDEIYGVLSFVFWTLTLIPLLKYVLIVLRADDNGEGGTFALYSLLVRHGRIGFIPNGQVADEELMACKVKDEPFHLLNNAVPISPCDGDTYSSSLTKRLLAKHKNSQRVLLLLSLLGTCMVIGDGVLTPAISIFSAISGLEFSMSREHHKYVELPFACFILLCLFTLQRVGTRRLGFLFAPIVIIWLLCISLIGAYNIVHWNPHIYRALSPYYMFKFLKKTGRGGWMSLGGVLLCITGSEAMYADLGHFSQSSVKIAFAFVVYPSLLLAYMGQAAFLTQHHVIENHHRIGFYVSVPERLRWPVLVIAILAAVVGSQSVITGTFSIIKQCSALSCFPRVKIVHTSSKIDGQIYIPEINWILMILCLAVTIGFRDTKHLGNAQGLAVIIVMLVTTCLMSLVIVVCWHKNIFFAICFLIFFGTIEVIFFSASLIKFLEGAWFPIALASFLMMVMYIWHYGTVKKYEFDVQNKVPINWLLSLGPSLGFVRVRGIGLIHTELASGIPAIFTHFVTNLPAFHQVLVFLCIKSIPIPHVRPEERFLVGRVGPKEFRSYRVIVRYGYHDVHKDDLEFEKDLVSSIAEFIRSAGHERNSLTEGTDNGDEKMTVVSTGFRFSEEKIESEVAPGLSGSNEMHSSAIPRKKRVRFVLPKSAMIEKGAEEELQDLMNAREAGMAFILGHSHMRAKSGSSLIKRLSINFGYELLRRNCRGPMYAISIPHASTLEVGMAYNV, encoded by the exons ATGGATTTGGAAGCCCGACCCGTCAGCAACCCTGCCAAG AGACAAACGTGGAGTTCAGTACTCATGCTTGCTTACCAGAGCCTTGGTGTGGTCTATGGTGATCTTAGCACTTCACCTCTGTATGTATACAGAAACACTTTTGCCGATGATATCCAGCACTCCGATAGCAATGATGAAATATATGGTGTGCTATCTTTTGTTTTTTGGACCCTCACCCTTATCCCTCTTCTCAAGTATGTCCTCATTGTCCTCCGAGCTGATGACAATGGCGAGGGTGGCACGTTCGCCCTCTACTCGCTTCTCGTTCGCCATGGTCGCATTGGATTCATACCGAACGGGCAGGTTGCTGATGAGGAGCTGATGGCCTGTAAAGTGAAGGATGAACCCTTCCACCTACTTAATAATGCTGTTCCCATTTCGCCATGTGACGGTGATACATATAGTTCATCATTGACGAAGAGGCTGTTGGCGAAGCACAAAAACTCACAGCGTGTTTTACTATTACTTTCTTTGCTCGGGACATGCATGGTCATTGGCGATGGTGTCCTCACCCCGGCAATCTCTA TCTTTTCGGCGATCTCAGGGCTTGAGTTTTCAATGTCAAGGGAGCATCACAAAT ATGTTGAGCTTCCTTTTGCATGTTTCATTCTGTTATGCTTATTCACACTGCAACGTGTTGGCACTCGCCGATTGGGTTTCCTGTTCGCACCGATTGTCATAATTTGGCTTTTATGCATCAGTCTCATTGGTGCCTATAATATTGTTCATTGGAATCCTCATATATATCGAGCCCTCTCTCCATACTATATGTTCAAGTTCTTGAAAAAGACTGGAAGAGGAGGTTGGATGTCATTAGGTGGTGTTCTTTTATGCATAACAG GTTCGGAAGCAATGTACGCTGATCTGGGGCATTTTTCGCAGTCATCTGTAAAG ATTGCTTTTGCATTTGTGGTGTATCCATCTTTGCTCCTAGCATACATGGGACAAGCTGCCTTTTTAACTCAGCATCATGTTATTGAAAATCACCATCGGATTGGATTCTACGTGTCTGTACCAG AGAGACTGAGATGGCCTGTTCTAGTAATCGCAATTCTTGCTGCCGTGGTGGGAAGCCAGTCCGTTATCACTGGTACTTTCTCTATTATCAAGCAGTGTTCTGCCTTGAGTTGTTTTCCGAGGGTGAAGATAGTCCATACGTCATCCAAAATAGATGGACAAATATACATTCCTGAGATCAATTGGATTTTGATGATATTGTGCTTGGCGGTGACTATCGGTTTCAGAGACACCAAGCATTTGGGAAATGCTCAAG GTTTAGCAGTCATTATCGTTATGCTGGTCACTACCTGCCTCATGTCACTAGTGATCGTCGTATGCTGGCATAAGAACATTTTCTTTGCAATATGCTTTCTCATTTTCTTCGGAACAATAGAAGTGATATTCTTCTCAGCCTCCCTAATCAAGTTTCTCGAGGGAGCATGGTTCCCTATTGCTCTCGCCTCCTTTCTCATGATGGTTATGTACATATGGCACTATGGCACGGTCAAAAAGTACGAGTTTGATGTTCAAAACAAGGTTCCCATCAACTGGCTGCTTAGCCTCGGCCCCTCTCTTGGCTTCGTTCGTGTGCGAGGAATTGGTTTGATTCACACTGAACTTGCATCGGGAATTCCTGCCATTTTCACACACTTTGTCACCAACTTACCGGCATTTCACCAG GTTCTTGTCTTCCTATGCATCAAGTCGATCCCAATCCCACATGTCCGGCCGGAGGAAAGATTCCTTGTCGGTCGAGTTGGTCCTAAAGAATTCAGAAGTTACCGAGTCATAGTCAGGTACGGGTACCACGACGTACACAAAGATGACTTGGAGTTTGAGAAGGACCTAGTTTCCAGCATTGCGGAGTTCATAAGATCTGCCGGGCATGAGCGTAATAGTCTCACGGAGGGAACCGACAATGGCGATGAAAAAATGACAGTAGTAAGTACAGGTTTCAGGTTCAGTGAGGAGAAAATAGAATCTGAGGTAGCACCGGGCCTTTCAGGATCCAACGAGATGCATTCTTCAGCAATTCCACGGAAGAAACGGGTGCGGTTCGTGTTGCCAAAGAGCGCAATGATTGAAAAGGGAGCCGAAGAAGAGCTGCAAGATCTGATGAATGCAAGAGAAGCAGGAATGGCCTTCATACTTGGGCACTCACACATGAGGGCCAAGAGCGGATCGAGTTTGATAAAACGTCTTTCCATCAACTTCGGATACGAGCTCCTGAGGAGGAACTGCAGGGGGCCGATGTACGCTATCAGCATTCCACATGCTTCGACTCTCGAGGTTGGGATGGCTTATAATGTTTGA